From bacterium, one genomic window encodes:
- a CDS encoding alcohol dehydrogenase catalytic domain-containing protein, translated as MTKIRRARLRETGLAEDLAIEELEESGPPLEGEQVETEVEACGVCYRDTIDREGGFPFIRLPITPGHEVVGHVAAIGPDVADWKPGDRIATLHCDFCGSCARCHEGEESMCTGTGAMPGLLIDGGYATRMRAPQRGFFRVPEYLPPALAAVMHCTFGTAYRGLQRCGGVGSESHVLVTGANGGVGVAAIQVAKRLGARVSAVIRDERHEAFLQELGADVIIVDPGDGFHKKLKEEKADVVLDCVGPPPSTPPCDPSGPEATWW; from the coding sequence GTGACGAAGATCCGAAGAGCGAGGCTACGAGAGACGGGCTTGGCCGAAGACCTCGCTATCGAGGAACTCGAAGAATCTGGCCCGCCGCTCGAGGGAGAGCAGGTCGAGACCGAAGTCGAAGCCTGTGGCGTGTGCTACCGCGACACGATCGACCGAGAAGGAGGCTTCCCGTTCATCCGGCTGCCCATCACGCCCGGACATGAGGTCGTGGGACACGTCGCCGCCATCGGCCCCGACGTCGCGGATTGGAAACCGGGAGACCGCATCGCGACGCTGCATTGCGATTTCTGTGGAAGCTGCGCTCGCTGCCACGAAGGCGAGGAATCGATGTGCACGGGAACCGGTGCGATGCCGGGCCTGTTGATCGACGGCGGTTATGCGACACGCATGCGCGCCCCCCAGCGGGGGTTCTTCCGGGTGCCTGAATACTTGCCCCCTGCATTGGCCGCCGTGATGCATTGTACCTTCGGCACGGCCTACCGCGGCCTGCAGCGCTGCGGCGGCGTGGGCTCGGAAAGCCACGTGCTCGTAACGGGCGCCAACGGTGGCGTGGGGGTCGCCGCGATCCAGGTTGCGAAGCGGCTCGGTGCCAGGGTTAGCGCCGTCATCCGCGACGAACGTCACGAAGCCTTCCTGCAGGAGCTCGGCGCCGATGTGATCATCGTGGATCCGGGCGACGGCTTTCACAAGAAGCTGAAAGAGGAGAAAGCCGACGTGGTGCTCGACTGCGTAGGCCCCCCACCTTCAACGCCTCCTTGCGATCCCTCCGGACCGGAGGCCACATGGTGGTGA
- a CDS encoding UxaA family hydrolase: protein MGFMGYRRADGRVGVRNHVVVMSSVSCANSVVDHIGRALPEVKTVTHIEGCGRGPQDLPATLRTLANVADHPNVAGVLLVGLGCEVLKAELVASRARGARSVEWIGIQQCGGTPKAIAKGVEIARGLLDAAASEEREEVGFEHLCIAMECGGSDGFSGLTANPSLGRAADWVVERGGTVILSEVTEFLGTEPILAERCASDEVREKLLGLLGEHAALVKRELGPLAHTVISPGNQAGGLSSIQEKSLGCIKKGGSTPIREVVEYADRPTTRGLCVMDAPGSDIFSITGMIAGGAQIVLFTTGRGSPAGSPIAPVVKVASNTKLFRALPDDMDFDAGRIADGMSLDACGAELIELVKRVASGERTAPERTETELFAIKTVGPVF, encoded by the coding sequence ATGGGTTTCATGGGATACCGCCGTGCGGACGGCCGCGTCGGTGTTCGCAATCACGTGGTGGTGATGAGTTCCGTGAGTTGCGCCAATTCGGTGGTCGACCACATCGGCCGGGCTCTTCCCGAAGTGAAGACCGTCACGCATATCGAGGGCTGCGGGCGAGGGCCGCAGGATCTTCCCGCCACGTTGCGCACGTTGGCCAACGTGGCGGACCACCCGAATGTTGCGGGCGTTCTCCTGGTCGGGCTCGGATGCGAAGTACTGAAGGCCGAACTCGTAGCTTCGCGGGCACGCGGAGCACGTTCCGTCGAGTGGATCGGTATTCAACAATGTGGGGGGACGCCGAAGGCGATCGCGAAGGGTGTAGAAATTGCACGAGGATTGCTGGACGCAGCTGCCAGTGAAGAGCGTGAGGAGGTGGGCTTCGAGCATCTCTGCATCGCGATGGAATGCGGGGGCTCCGATGGTTTCTCCGGGCTCACGGCCAACCCGAGCCTCGGAAGGGCGGCCGACTGGGTCGTCGAAAGAGGTGGGACGGTGATCCTCTCGGAAGTGACGGAGTTTCTGGGAACCGAGCCCATCCTCGCCGAACGCTGCGCCAGCGACGAGGTGCGCGAGAAGCTGCTCGGATTGCTCGGCGAACATGCCGCGCTCGTGAAGCGCGAACTCGGGCCGCTGGCTCATACGGTGATCTCGCCCGGGAACCAGGCGGGTGGGTTGTCGAGCATCCAGGAGAAGTCGCTGGGCTGCATCAAGAAGGGCGGTTCGACGCCGATCCGGGAGGTGGTCGAGTACGCAGATCGCCCCACGACCCGTGGGCTCTGCGTGATGGATGCGCCGGGTTCGGACATCTTCTCGATCACCGGGATGATCGCGGGCGGCGCGCAGATTGTGCTCTTCACGACAGGCCGCGGCTCGCCGGCGGGCTCGCCGATTGCACCCGTCGTGAAGGTCGCCAGCAATACGAAGCTCTTCCGGGCGTTGCCTGACGACATGGATTTCGATGCCGGCCGGATCGCGGACGGAATGAGTCTCGATGCTTGTGGCGCCGAACTGATCGAGCTCGTGAAGCGGGTCGCGAGCGGAGAGCGGACGGCTCCAGAGCGGACCGAGACGGAGCTCTTCGCGATCAAGACGGTCGGGCCCGTCTTCTAG
- a CDS encoding gamma-aminobutyrate dehydratase translates to MALRTAEQYKAGLRDGRKVYLAGREIEDVTEDPYIKVGVETGAFDYLMAHDPAHAELAVGKDPETGEDVSRYFEMPERLEAVGYRFDLVSAACHYADGALPFIKDVGTDILNGLTAVARASGNEVYARRLADYRQYCARNDLSLAGAVTDVKGDRSKSPSEQSSPDYYLRVVDETADEIVVSGAKAHITASAYTDEILVIPTRNLNEDEADYAVAFAIPVDTPGLTQICRPNFRYEDDMSFPTPRPKRGHVESLVIFDEVRVPKERVFLLREWQLGQAVAYGFSAFHRFTAVTYKIPILEYMTGMAMLAAESNGIEKASNIRDRYIEMIRYTETTKALARAALSEPEEFHGSGLYVAKPLLTNMAKMHFASGFHEFVRAIQDIAGGLLVTQPTYRDWNHPELKPYLERYMGGAEPYGAAERMQLFSILRHLVASDFSGWHEVCTIHAEGSLASQKMMLMAEAPVAAYKARAREVVGLEI, encoded by the coding sequence ATGGCGCTTCGAACCGCCGAGCAATACAAAGCGGGCCTGCGAGACGGCCGCAAGGTCTATCTGGCCGGTCGTGAGATCGAGGACGTGACCGAAGATCCGTACATCAAGGTGGGTGTCGAGACGGGGGCCTTCGACTACTTGATGGCTCACGATCCCGCTCATGCGGAACTGGCCGTCGGCAAGGATCCGGAGACCGGGGAGGACGTGAGCCGCTACTTCGAGATGCCCGAGCGGCTGGAAGCCGTGGGCTATCGCTTCGATCTCGTGTCGGCCGCCTGCCACTACGCAGACGGGGCGCTTCCTTTCATCAAGGATGTGGGAACGGACATCCTGAACGGGCTCACGGCAGTCGCCCGGGCATCGGGGAACGAGGTCTACGCGCGGCGCCTGGCTGACTATCGTCAGTACTGCGCCCGCAACGATCTCTCGTTGGCCGGCGCGGTGACGGACGTGAAGGGCGACCGCAGCAAGTCACCCTCCGAGCAAAGCAGCCCGGACTACTACCTGCGCGTCGTCGACGAAACCGCCGATGAGATCGTGGTCTCCGGAGCCAAGGCGCACATCACGGCATCGGCTTACACGGACGAGATCCTCGTCATTCCGACCCGGAACCTCAATGAGGACGAGGCCGACTACGCGGTGGCCTTTGCGATCCCGGTGGATACCCCAGGCCTCACGCAGATCTGCCGGCCCAACTTCCGCTACGAGGACGACATGTCGTTCCCGACGCCGCGGCCGAAGCGCGGACATGTGGAATCGCTGGTGATCTTCGACGAGGTGCGAGTCCCCAAGGAGCGCGTCTTCCTGCTCCGCGAGTGGCAACTGGGCCAGGCCGTGGCCTACGGGTTCAGCGCCTTCCATCGCTTCACGGCGGTGACCTACAAGATCCCGATTCTCGAGTACATGACCGGAATGGCCATGCTGGCGGCGGAATCGAACGGGATCGAAAAGGCCTCGAACATTCGCGATCGCTACATCGAGATGATCCGCTACACCGAGACCACCAAGGCTCTCGCCCGCGCGGCGCTCTCCGAGCCCGAAGAGTTCCATGGGTCGGGCCTGTACGTGGCGAAGCCGCTGCTGACCAACATGGCCAAGATGCACTTTGCCTCTGGGTTTCACGAATTCGTGCGGGCGATCCAGGACATCGCCGGCGGCCTTCTGGTCACCCAACCGACCTATCGAGATTGGAACCATCCGGAGCTGAAGCCCTACCTCGAGCGCTACATGGGTGGCGCCGAACCCTACGGCGCGGCAGAGCGTATGCAGCTCTTCAGCATTCTTCGCCATCTCGTGGCGAGTGATTTCTCCGGCTGGCACGAGGTCTGCACCATTCACGCCGAGGGCTCCCTGGCCTCCCAGAAGATGATGCTGATGGCCGAGGCACCGGTGGCTGCCTACAAGGCGCGGGCACGAGAGGTCGTGGGGCTGGAGATCTGA
- a CDS encoding NAD-dependent epimerase/dehydratase family protein has translation MSEKAVFCTGTGGFIGRYILSHYLEKEDCDIYLLENGRFQERLEAYLDEQVSDPEQRKRLKAFAGDIAEPGLGLEVAIQDELKQRVTHVIHLAALYNLSAPRDISMRVNVDGTRNLLDLIAQFPSLERLGYASTIAVAGKHMGTFREDDLDLGQEFETNYDLTKHLAEKLVRERRDDIPSVILRPTTVVGHSKTGAIEKIDGPYYALGMIARGMHYIVPDTKDTLFHFAPVDFIADAFYHLFEDEDSIGKVFHLVDPEPVTYNEFFDLASAAMGKRKPLLKLPAGMMRPMGRLPGFEKVTGVPREAFEHSYVSATFDRSQVAPILAKHGVECPRVQSYLDVMVDYFMKHAADPRIRKGDWRQTTT, from the coding sequence ATGAGTGAGAAAGCAGTCTTCTGCACCGGTACCGGCGGCTTCATCGGGAGGTACATCCTCTCGCACTATCTCGAGAAGGAAGATTGCGACATCTACCTGCTGGAGAACGGTCGCTTCCAGGAACGTCTCGAGGCCTACCTGGATGAGCAGGTATCCGACCCGGAGCAACGCAAACGGCTGAAGGCCTTCGCCGGGGACATCGCGGAGCCGGGCCTGGGCCTCGAGGTCGCCATCCAGGATGAGCTGAAGCAGCGCGTGACCCATGTCATCCATCTCGCGGCGCTCTACAACCTTTCGGCGCCGCGGGATATCTCGATGCGCGTCAACGTGGACGGAACCCGAAACCTGCTCGACTTGATTGCGCAGTTCCCGTCCCTCGAGCGGTTGGGATACGCCAGCACGATTGCCGTTGCAGGCAAGCATATGGGGACGTTTCGCGAGGACGATCTCGACCTGGGGCAGGAGTTCGAGACCAACTACGACTTGACGAAACACCTGGCCGAGAAGCTCGTGCGCGAACGGCGTGACGACATTCCCTCGGTGATCCTCCGGCCCACCACGGTCGTGGGTCATTCCAAGACAGGTGCCATCGAGAAGATCGACGGGCCGTACTACGCGCTCGGGATGATCGCCCGCGGCATGCACTACATCGTTCCGGATACGAAGGACACCCTCTTTCACTTCGCCCCCGTCGATTTCATCGCGGACGCTTTCTACCACCTCTTCGAGGACGAAGACTCGATCGGAAAGGTGTTTCACCTCGTCGATCCGGAGCCTGTGACCTACAACGAGTTCTTCGATCTGGCGTCTGCAGCGATGGGCAAGCGAAAGCCGCTGCTGAAGCTCCCAGCTGGCATGATGCGTCCGATGGGACGCCTGCCGGGCTTCGAGAAAGTGACCGGCGTGCCGCGGGAAGCCTTTGAGCATTCCTACGTCTCGGCGACGTTCGACCGGAGCCAGGTCGCCCCCATCCTCGCCAAGCACGGGGTCGAGTGCCCGCGGGTGCAGTCGTATCTCGACGTGATGGTCGACTACTTCATGAAGCACGCGGCGGATCCGCGCATCCGCAAGGGTGACTGGCGACAGACCACCACCTGA
- a CDS encoding acyl-CoA/acyl-ACP dehydrogenase: MPFDLPESLKKRQAELREFLSAEIAPIADERDSQGPLSRSETVELFQKLLPYGYNKCFVPKTAGGLGSTYLERSVMAEELGRAWAALAVSLDTHSGVIEMIARNGTDEHRRRWVEPALRGEILACDMVSEPQAGSDQTNLHATAVLDGDHYVVNGKKMWQTNGVLADVGILTAVADPEAYAADPRKGVISLIMDRKESPWKVKDIPFVGLRSGNTGLMEFEDCRVPVANLLHDSDKGYAQNLVARSWFRVNIAAIGIGLMQAALDDSIAWAKSREAFRRPIGGFQLVQSMLADMATDTEITRLLVYRTASLMDKGGRCDVEQCMVSSFGADAAARVTQTAMHIHGARGFTTEEGFRTERYWRDAALGYAGEGTTQIMKLVIGRRLTGIQAFV; encoded by the coding sequence ATGCCGTTCGACCTCCCCGAATCGCTGAAGAAGAGACAGGCAGAGCTCCGTGAGTTCCTTTCCGCAGAGATCGCGCCGATTGCCGACGAGCGCGACAGCCAGGGGCCGCTTTCTCGCTCCGAAACCGTGGAACTCTTCCAGAAGCTCCTGCCTTACGGCTACAACAAGTGCTTCGTGCCAAAGACGGCCGGAGGGCTCGGCTCGACGTACCTCGAGCGCTCCGTGATGGCGGAGGAGCTCGGCCGCGCGTGGGCGGCTCTCGCAGTGAGCCTGGATACCCACTCGGGTGTGATCGAGATGATCGCCCGGAACGGCACGGACGAGCACCGACGCCGCTGGGTCGAGCCGGCGCTTCGCGGGGAGATCCTCGCCTGCGACATGGTCAGCGAGCCACAGGCCGGGTCCGACCAGACGAACCTGCACGCCACGGCCGTTCTCGACGGGGATCACTACGTCGTGAATGGCAAGAAGATGTGGCAGACCAATGGCGTGCTCGCCGACGTCGGCATCCTGACCGCGGTGGCCGACCCGGAAGCCTACGCGGCGGATCCCCGCAAAGGGGTCATCAGCCTGATCATGGATCGGAAGGAATCCCCGTGGAAGGTGAAGGACATTCCCTTCGTGGGCCTGCGATCCGGAAACACCGGCCTGATGGAATTCGAGGATTGCCGTGTGCCCGTGGCCAATCTCCTTCACGACTCCGACAAAGGCTACGCCCAGAACCTGGTCGCACGCTCCTGGTTCCGCGTCAACATCGCCGCGATCGGCATCGGCCTGATGCAGGCCGCATTGGACGATTCGATTGCCTGGGCCAAGAGTCGCGAGGCGTTCCGCAGGCCGATCGGCGGGTTCCAACTCGTGCAGAGCATGCTCGCCGACATGGCGACGGATACCGAGATCACCCGGCTGCTCGTGTACCGCACAGCGAGCCTGATGGACAAGGGTGGGCGCTGTGACGTGGAGCAGTGCATGGTGTCGTCGTTCGGTGCCGACGCCGCCGCACGCGTGACCCAGACTGCGATGCACATCCACGGCGCGCGAGGCTTCACGACGGAAGAGGGCTTCCGGACGGAACGCTATTGGCGCGATGCAGCACTTGGCTATGCGGGAGAGGGCACGACCCAGATCATGAAACTGGTGATCGGGCGGCGTTTGACAGGCATCCAGGCCTTCGTCTGA
- a CDS encoding TVP38/TMEM64 family protein, which yields MLDRTEEGKRLRLSSPGGTALQIGAVLAVAFVSWRFIEATGAEAFLLRLGPRAPLVSIPIHVVLSATPFPSEMVGLANGAVYGLWLGAACSWLGWWCGAVLEFTLVRRGTRGIEASAGMGRFPRWLSRFPVGHPVFLIVGRQLPFGFHLVNVLAGVAEIGSTRFVVCAAISNLPYAWITAAMGAGLVASH from the coding sequence ATGCTTGATCGGACGGAGGAAGGAAAGCGACTGAGGCTCTCCTCTCCTGGCGGAACTGCGCTCCAGATCGGTGCTGTCCTCGCGGTTGCATTCGTCAGCTGGCGATTCATCGAGGCGACGGGCGCTGAAGCCTTCCTGCTACGCCTCGGCCCGCGGGCACCCCTAGTCTCGATCCCGATCCACGTCGTGCTCTCGGCCACTCCGTTTCCATCCGAGATGGTTGGCCTGGCCAACGGAGCCGTCTACGGCCTGTGGCTCGGAGCTGCCTGCAGTTGGCTCGGATGGTGGTGCGGCGCGGTCCTCGAATTCACGCTGGTGCGCCGTGGGACACGCGGAATCGAGGCAAGCGCCGGTATGGGGAGGTTTCCGCGCTGGCTGAGCCGCTTTCCAGTGGGCCATCCTGTCTTTCTCATCGTGGGTCGCCAGCTTCCGTTCGGGTTCCATCTCGTGAATGTGCTCGCAGGTGTGGCGGAGATTGGATCGACCCGATTCGTCGTATGTGCCGCTATTTCGAATCTGCCCTACGCCTGGATCACTGCGGCGATGGGAGCCGGCCTTGTCGCCTCCCACTAG
- a CDS encoding TetR/AcrR family transcriptional regulator encodes MPDSVRRLRDEKTRSARGARNGRKRNPERELRILDAALELFGESGYEGTTVAALCEAAEVSEATLYEYFDSKEHVLFSIAELYTRRELERVSAVRPFIHDPREKIRVVIQAFLEFYERNPLYASVALLTLKANRNFMKSPAYQVIRETTRPVVEAFEEGVQAGLFRSDLDGSLVRNMVLGFIEHLAIQWILVGRPEKGICQHRDTIYEMVLRAIASPELAASAQAPLQIEVRGGHVEVVTPREKD; translated from the coding sequence ATGCCCGATTCCGTCCGACGCCTTCGCGACGAGAAGACCCGCAGCGCCCGTGGCGCCCGCAATGGGCGCAAGCGGAACCCCGAGCGAGAGCTCCGCATCCTCGACGCGGCCCTCGAGCTGTTTGGGGAGAGCGGTTACGAGGGGACGACCGTGGCGGCCCTTTGTGAGGCGGCCGAAGTCTCCGAGGCCACCCTCTACGAGTACTTCGATTCGAAGGAGCACGTGCTCTTCTCCATTGCCGAGCTGTACACGCGGCGCGAGCTGGAGCGGGTCTCGGCGGTCCGTCCGTTCATTCACGATCCGCGCGAGAAGATCCGCGTCGTGATCCAGGCCTTCCTCGAGTTCTACGAGCGAAACCCGCTCTATGCCTCGGTCGCTCTGCTCACCCTCAAGGCCAACCGCAACTTCATGAAGTCCCCTGCCTATCAAGTGATCAGGGAAACGACGCGGCCGGTGGTCGAAGCATTCGAGGAGGGCGTTCAGGCCGGGTTGTTTCGCTCCGATCTCGATGGGTCGCTCGTGCGCAACATGGTGCTCGGGTTCATCGAGCATCTCGCCATCCAGTGGATCCTGGTGGGGCGGCCCGAGAAGGGAATCTGCCAGCACCGGGACACCATCTACGAGATGGTCCTGCGTGCCATCGCAAGCCCCGAACTTGCAGCGTCGGCGCAAGCGCCTCTCCAGATCGAAGTCCGGGGTGGCCATGTCGAAGTCGTCACACCGAGAGAGAAGGACTAG
- a CDS encoding AraC family transcriptional regulator, whose amino-acid sequence MMYQPLNVPRQLDGRIHLEDFSNPVWGQLIRRHAHRFLEVHLLVRGKAVMVIRNQRVDLPSGSLLWLPPETEHLTLEASAGLRRWHLCMRTPSARRILAPGEAAALLSRRKPTPCVQLGRAELRDLGGIFAGVGEQVDRADAVTNSGLAYALARAAVATREAERSTEPTTLHPGVARALSLMQGDGLLLDRDELAERCGLSATHLSRLFSLELGQTLRDVRNRKRLGRFHQLIDSGTCQTLTEAALEAGFGSYSQFHRVYRHFTGRSPSGREH is encoded by the coding sequence ATGATGTACCAGCCGCTCAACGTGCCGAGGCAGCTGGACGGACGGATCCACCTCGAGGACTTCTCGAACCCCGTCTGGGGGCAGCTCATTCGCCGCCACGCGCATCGCTTTCTCGAAGTCCATCTGCTGGTGCGCGGCAAGGCAGTGATGGTCATCCGAAACCAACGCGTCGATCTGCCCAGCGGGTCGCTCTTGTGGCTTCCGCCCGAAACGGAACACCTCACACTCGAGGCCTCCGCGGGGTTGCGACGTTGGCACCTCTGCATGCGCACGCCCTCAGCTCGACGCATATTGGCTCCGGGCGAGGCGGCCGCCCTGCTCTCCCGGCGCAAGCCCACACCCTGCGTGCAGCTTGGAAGGGCGGAGTTGCGAGACCTCGGGGGTATTTTCGCAGGAGTCGGAGAGCAAGTGGACAGGGCGGACGCGGTCACGAACTCCGGCCTCGCCTACGCACTCGCGCGCGCGGCCGTGGCTACCCGCGAAGCCGAACGCAGCACCGAGCCAACCACCCTTCACCCTGGAGTGGCGCGAGCGCTTTCGCTGATGCAAGGCGACGGATTGCTCCTGGATCGCGACGAATTGGCGGAACGCTGCGGATTGAGTGCGACCCACCTGAGTCGCCTGTTCAGCCTGGAACTGGGCCAGACGCTGCGAGACGTGCGAAACCGGAAACGGCTGGGGCGCTTCCACCAGCTCATCGATTCCGGCACCTGCCAGACCTTGACCGAAGCGGCTCTCGAGGCGGGCTTCGGCAGCTACTCCCAATTCCACCGGGTCTACCGGCACTTCACTGGCCGCAGCCCTTCCGGCCGGGAGCACTGA
- a CDS encoding enoyl-CoA hydratase/isomerase family protein, with protein sequence MESSVLTCETIDRVARITMQNPPANALDPQMLELLETTLESVSASGEARAVVLRSGCPGFFSAGDDIEQLREMDPALLDLLPRLHQLMDTLESFPLPTIAAINGHALGGGLELALACDLRFMGSGSGRSGLPEVRIGMIPAFGGTQRLPILIGKGRALEMMFKGLQLEPEEAERCGLVNGVHPQSELEERVQDYAARLACQATGAIARIKRCVNTGLYEGLKEGLAEERKACVDNFSTPDAREGIDAFLTGRKPHFTGSQG encoded by the coding sequence ATGGAGTCCTCGGTGCTCACGTGCGAAACCATTGACCGGGTTGCACGTATCACGATGCAGAACCCGCCCGCGAATGCACTGGACCCGCAGATGCTCGAGCTGCTCGAAACGACGCTTGAGAGCGTATCCGCGAGCGGGGAGGCCCGGGCCGTCGTTCTGCGCAGCGGCTGCCCGGGCTTCTTCTCGGCTGGGGATGACATCGAGCAGTTGCGCGAGATGGACCCCGCTCTTCTCGATCTCCTGCCGCGGCTCCACCAGTTGATGGATACGCTGGAATCCTTCCCGCTGCCGACGATCGCTGCGATCAACGGCCATGCGTTGGGCGGCGGTCTCGAACTGGCCCTGGCCTGTGATCTCCGCTTCATGGGTAGCGGCTCCGGGCGCAGCGGCCTGCCCGAAGTGAGGATCGGGATGATCCCTGCGTTCGGCGGGACCCAGCGCCTACCGATCCTGATTGGAAAGGGGCGCGCTCTGGAGATGATGTTCAAGGGGCTCCAGCTGGAGCCGGAAGAAGCCGAGCGATGCGGCCTGGTCAACGGCGTGCATCCGCAATCCGAGCTGGAGGAACGCGTGCAGGACTACGCCGCCCGCCTGGCGTGCCAGGCAACGGGTGCCATCGCCAGGATCAAGCGCTGCGTGAACACAGGCCTCTACGAGGGCTTGAAGGAGGGCCTCGCCGAGGAGCGCAAGGCCTGCGTCGACAACTTCTCTACGCCGGATGCCCGGGAGGGAATCGATGCCTTCCTCACCGGAAGGAAGCCCCATTTCACGGGCTCCCAAGGATAG
- a CDS encoding patatin-like phospholipase family protein, with amino-acid sequence MDSDSKGARTALVLSGGGARGAYQAGVLQGLRDLGVLDSPAVRINTFVGSSAGAINSTMLAAHAASLSTGIDALVDLWSEVQANQIFRTDVRSIGSTGVRWAWDLTFGGAVGGVAPKSLLDTSPLHEFLKENLPFEQLGHQIQDGALHALALSATDLTTADGVLFLQGKPDIQPWERRRWRIEPTRIDAEHVLASSAIPMLFPSVEIDGRHFGDGSVRNTSPLSPAINLGAEKVIAVSVREPAPTTARKRRREAPSIAQIAGVLLDAVMLDAIEVDLDHSERVNRSVTTYHSNTSPSSFRNVDVLWIQPSANFTVVAEEFTRQIPAVVRYVMRGLGSEDATHELSSYLLFDSEFCSRLIEIGQSDVAAAREEIEAFFA; translated from the coding sequence ATGGATTCAGATTCGAAAGGCGCGCGAACGGCGCTGGTCCTCTCTGGTGGAGGCGCCCGCGGCGCGTATCAAGCCGGGGTCTTGCAAGGCTTGCGCGATCTCGGCGTGCTCGATTCCCCAGCCGTTCGTATCAATACCTTCGTCGGCTCGAGCGCCGGCGCCATCAACTCGACCATGCTCGCCGCACACGCGGCCTCGCTCTCCACTGGGATCGATGCGCTCGTCGACCTGTGGAGTGAGGTCCAGGCGAATCAGATCTTTCGTACGGACGTGCGTAGCATCGGAAGTACCGGGGTCCGCTGGGCGTGGGATCTCACTTTTGGCGGTGCGGTGGGAGGTGTCGCCCCGAAGTCGTTGCTCGACACGTCACCCCTTCACGAGTTCCTGAAGGAGAATCTCCCCTTCGAACAGCTCGGGCATCAGATCCAGGACGGGGCGCTTCACGCGCTCGCACTTTCCGCGACGGATCTCACGACGGCGGACGGAGTCCTGTTCCTGCAAGGAAAGCCCGACATCCAGCCCTGGGAGCGCAGGCGCTGGCGCATCGAGCCCACGCGGATCGATGCGGAACACGTACTCGCATCCAGCGCCATTCCGATGCTCTTCCCATCGGTGGAAATCGACGGTCGCCATTTCGGCGACGGGTCCGTCCGCAACACGAGCCCATTGAGCCCGGCGATCAATCTGGGGGCCGAGAAGGTCATCGCCGTGAGCGTTCGCGAACCCGCACCGACGACAGCGAGGAAGCGCCGTCGCGAAGCTCCCTCCATCGCGCAGATCGCGGGCGTCCTCCTGGACGCCGTCATGCTGGACGCGATCGAGGTCGATCTCGATCACAGCGAGCGCGTGAACCGGAGCGTCACGACCTACCACTCGAACACCTCGCCGAGTTCATTCCGCAACGTCGATGTGCTGTGGATCCAACCTTCGGCGAATTTCACCGTCGTCGCCGAAGAGTTCACGCGCCAGATCCCCGCCGTCGTCCGCTACGTCATGCGGGGCCTCGGTAGCGAAGACGCGACCCACGAACTCAGCAGCTATCTGCTCTTCGATTCGGAGTTCTGCAGCCGCCTGATCGAGATCGGCCAAAGCGACGTCGCGGCGGCGCGTGAGGAAATCGAGGCATTCTTCGCCTGA
- a CDS encoding UxaA family hydrolase, whose translation MKPNALLIDPSDNVVTLLRAVPPGKRVVWAAECSVIVGQELPVGHKVAIEQIAPGAAIRKYGVPIGTAGEAITPGDWVHTHNLEAVGR comes from the coding sequence GTGAAGCCAAATGCCTTGCTCATCGATCCGTCCGACAACGTTGTGACGTTGTTGCGTGCCGTGCCTCCGGGGAAACGGGTGGTGTGGGCGGCGGAATGCTCGGTGATCGTCGGTCAGGAGTTGCCCGTGGGCCACAAGGTGGCCATCGAACAGATCGCGCCCGGCGCTGCGATTCGGAAGTACGGGGTTCCGATTGGAACCGCGGGCGAGGCGATCACTCCGGGCGATTGGGTTCATACCCACAACCTCGAAGCAGTGGGGAGGTGA